The Catenuloplanes niger genome includes a window with the following:
- a CDS encoding alpha/beta fold hydrolase: MLRALTGRFRRALPRLTPRRAIAGSAALALVAGLTGWAVWPADPGFTFQDRMLTVRSGPTGDEPVMLDTRYFLPDGASETRKVPALLLAHGFGGDMHSVHAQAERLAAEGYAVLTWTARGFGRSGGQIHLDSADHEVKDAQRLLDWLAARPEVRLDAPGDPRVGALGGSYGGALALLLAAQDSRVDAIVPMITWNDLARAFLPNAAGGPVADGVFKKAWAGTFFSSGASGGASGGGASGGASGSPGGGPSGGVPGAVPAGLDPACGRFAPDVCAAFQTIATTGRATPDAVAVLDRSSPARVLDRIKAPTLLVQGLADTLFPLSEADANARGIAANGTPVRVAWYAGGHDGGAGPRTDRDRVDALTREWLDHYVAGTAGTPATSFVYSRVAGFDAMDRGLVTNAYTIADYPGLTGEPAVAVGVAGPPQRIANPPGGNPAAISSLPGAGSALSFVLGAAVSDLPGQHASFVSEPLADALDVGGSPRLRLRAASPTGEAVLFVKLYDVDPDGGGTLSEGLVAPVRLTGLPATIDDAQPVTVTLPGIVRRIDEGHRLRIVVATSDQAFAGPAAPAVYTVAVEPAVSLPVPGGTPIASPDAVWRWVLAGLLAVIALGLAAVLLIARARHRRIDRSVSAEHADTPLVVEGLRKEYADGFVAVSRVDFTVRRGQVVGLLGPNGAGKTTTLRVLMGLTQPTRGEIRIFGHRLTPGSPVLSRVGALVEGPGFLPHLTGEQNLRAYWKATGRPWADARFEEALEIAGLGDSVHRRTRKYSHGMRQRLAIAQAMLGLPELLVLDEPTDGLDPPQIAEMRRVLQRYATDGRAVLVSSHLLAEVEQTCTHAVVVNKGTIVASGPVEEIVGDSPTVQLDVDDPAAARAVLDGLDGARFLAEADNGGLVVDLTGTPRRELVAALVRAGVGVDRVVPRRRLEDAFLALVGDNSRGSGDR, encoded by the coding sequence ATGCTCCGTGCTCTGACCGGCCGGTTCCGCCGTGCCCTACCGCGCCTGACGCCCCGCCGCGCGATCGCCGGCTCGGCCGCGCTGGCACTGGTCGCGGGCCTGACCGGCTGGGCGGTGTGGCCGGCGGACCCGGGTTTCACGTTCCAGGACCGCATGCTGACGGTACGGTCCGGGCCGACCGGCGACGAACCGGTCATGCTGGACACCCGCTACTTCCTGCCGGACGGCGCGTCCGAGACGCGGAAGGTGCCCGCGCTGCTGCTGGCGCACGGGTTCGGCGGCGACATGCACAGCGTGCACGCGCAGGCGGAACGACTGGCGGCCGAGGGCTACGCGGTGCTCACCTGGACCGCGCGTGGGTTCGGGCGCAGCGGCGGGCAGATCCACCTGGACAGCGCGGACCACGAGGTGAAGGACGCGCAGCGGCTGCTGGACTGGCTGGCCGCGCGGCCCGAGGTGCGGCTGGACGCGCCCGGCGATCCGCGGGTCGGCGCGCTCGGCGGTTCCTACGGCGGCGCGCTCGCGCTGCTGCTGGCCGCGCAGGACTCCCGGGTGGACGCGATCGTGCCGATGATCACATGGAACGACCTGGCCCGCGCGTTCCTGCCGAACGCGGCCGGCGGCCCGGTCGCGGACGGCGTCTTCAAGAAGGCCTGGGCCGGCACGTTCTTCTCGTCCGGCGCGAGCGGCGGTGCGAGCGGTGGTGGTGCCAGCGGCGGCGCGAGCGGCAGTCCCGGCGGCGGGCCGTCCGGTGGCGTTCCCGGTGCCGTACCCGCCGGCCTCGACCCGGCCTGTGGCCGGTTCGCCCCGGACGTGTGCGCGGCGTTCCAGACGATCGCGACCACCGGCCGTGCCACCCCGGACGCGGTGGCCGTGCTGGACCGCTCCAGCCCGGCCCGCGTCCTCGACCGGATCAAGGCACCCACGCTGCTGGTCCAGGGCCTCGCCGACACGCTCTTCCCGCTGTCCGAGGCGGACGCGAACGCGCGTGGCATCGCCGCGAACGGCACCCCGGTCCGGGTCGCCTGGTACGCGGGCGGCCACGACGGCGGCGCCGGCCCGCGCACCGACCGGGACCGGGTGGACGCGCTGACCCGCGAGTGGCTGGACCACTACGTGGCGGGTACCGCGGGCACCCCGGCGACCTCGTTCGTCTACTCCCGGGTGGCCGGCTTCGACGCGATGGACCGCGGCCTGGTCACGAACGCGTACACGATCGCCGACTACCCGGGCCTGACCGGTGAACCGGCCGTGGCGGTCGGGGTGGCCGGCCCGCCGCAGCGGATCGCGAACCCGCCCGGCGGCAACCCGGCCGCGATCTCCTCGCTGCCCGGCGCCGGGAGTGCGCTCTCCTTCGTGCTCGGCGCCGCGGTCTCCGACCTGCCCGGTCAGCACGCGTCGTTCGTCTCCGAGCCGTTGGCGGACGCGCTCGACGTGGGCGGCTCGCCGCGGCTCCGGCTGCGCGCCGCGTCACCGACCGGCGAGGCCGTGCTGTTCGTGAAGCTCTACGACGTCGACCCGGACGGCGGCGGCACGCTCTCCGAGGGCCTGGTCGCACCGGTGCGGCTGACCGGCCTGCCGGCCACGATCGACGACGCGCAGCCGGTCACCGTCACTCTGCCCGGGATCGTCCGCCGCATCGACGAGGGGCACCGGCTGCGGATCGTGGTGGCCACGTCGGACCAGGCGTTCGCCGGGCCGGCCGCGCCCGCGGTCTACACGGTCGCGGTCGAGCCGGCGGTGAGCCTGCCCGTGCCGGGCGGCACCCCGATCGCGAGCCCGGACGCGGTGTGGCGCTGGGTGCTGGCCGGTCTGCTGGCCGTGATCGCGCTCGGCCTGGCCGCGGTGTTGCTGATCGCGCGGGCCCGGCACCGCCGGATCGACCGCTCGGTCTCGGCCGAGCACGCGGACACGCCGCTGGTCGTCGAGGGGCTGCGTAAGGAGTACGCGGACGGCTTCGTCGCCGTGTCCAGGGTGGACTTCACGGTCCGGCGCGGCCAGGTGGTCGGCCTGCTCGGCCCGAACGGGGCCGGCAAAACCACGACGCTGCGCGTGCTGATGGGCCTCACCCAGCCGACCCGCGGCGAGATCCGGATCTTCGGGCATCGGCTGACGCCCGGTTCGCCGGTGCTGTCCCGGGTCGGCGCGCTGGTCGAGGGGCCGGGCTTCCTGCCGCACCTGACCGGCGAGCAGAACCTGCGCGCCTACTGGAAGGCGACCGGCCGGCCGTGGGCGGACGCGCGCTTCGAGGAGGCGCTGGAGATCGCCGGACTCGGCGACTCGGTGCACCGGCGGACCCGCAAGTACAGCCACGGCATGCGGCAGCGGCTGGCGATCGCGCAGGCCATGCTCGGGTTGCCGGAGCTGCTGGTGCTGGACGAGCCGACGGACGGCCTGGACCCGCCGCAGATCGCGGAGATGCGCCGGGTGCTGCAGCGGTACGCCACGGACGGCCGGGCCGTGCTGGTCTCCAGCCACCTGCTCGCCGAGGTGGAGCAGACCTGCACGCACGCGGTGGTGGTGAACAAGGGCACGATCGTCGCGTCCGGCCCGGTCGAGGAGATCGTCGGTGACTCGCCGACCGTGCAGCTGGACGTGGACGACCCGGCCGCGGCGCGGGCCGTGCTGGACGGCCTGGACGGCGCGCGGTTCCTGGCCGAGGCGGACAACGGCGGCCTGGTGGTGGACCTGACCGGCACGCCGCGCCGGGAGCTGGTGGCGGCGCTGGTCCGGGCCGGGGTGGGGGTCGACCGGGTGGTGCCGCGCCGGCGCCTGGAGGACGCGTTCCTGGCGCTGGTCGGGGACAACTCGCGGGGGAGTGGGGACCGATGA
- a CDS encoding ABC transporter permease: MSGAGAVGYRPGRTLSFGAEFRRQATRMRTRLALGFMVLLPLIILIAFQFETNEEDDGTGGGEFGSLIDLATSGGLNFTLFTLLVSAGFMLGVVVALFHGDAVASEASWGSLRYLLAIPVPRARLLAVKLAVALTYSGLALLTLAGTALLLGTARYGWSPLRSTVAAQIPAGEGLLRLLGVVGYLAVTLLVTAGLAFLLSVLTDAPLGAVGGAVLLVILSNILDQITALGDLRNLLPTHFSDAWLGLLSTPVQTDDMVKGTISAVCYATLFWSIAFWRFTRKDVTS, encoded by the coding sequence ATGAGCGGTGCGGGTGCGGTGGGTTACCGGCCGGGGCGGACGCTGTCGTTCGGGGCGGAGTTCCGGCGGCAGGCCACCCGGATGCGTACCCGGCTGGCGCTGGGTTTCATGGTCCTGCTGCCGTTGATCATCTTGATCGCGTTCCAGTTCGAGACGAACGAGGAGGACGACGGCACCGGCGGCGGCGAGTTCGGCAGCCTGATCGATCTGGCCACGTCCGGCGGTCTCAACTTCACGCTGTTCACGCTGCTGGTCTCCGCCGGTTTCATGCTCGGCGTGGTGGTGGCGCTGTTCCACGGCGACGCCGTGGCCAGCGAGGCGAGCTGGGGGAGCCTGCGGTACCTGCTGGCGATCCCGGTGCCGCGGGCGCGGCTGCTGGCCGTGAAGCTGGCGGTGGCGCTCACCTACTCCGGGCTGGCGCTGCTCACGCTGGCCGGCACCGCGCTGCTGCTCGGCACGGCGCGTTACGGCTGGTCGCCGCTGCGGAGCACGGTCGCGGCCCAGATCCCGGCGGGCGAGGGCCTGCTGCGCCTGCTCGGCGTGGTCGGCTACCTCGCGGTGACGCTGCTGGTCACCGCGGGCCTGGCGTTCCTGCTGTCGGTGCTGACCGACGCGCCGCTCGGCGCGGTCGGCGGCGCGGTGCTACTGGTGATCCTCTCCAACATCCTGGACCAGATCACCGCGCTCGGCGACCTGCGGAACCTGCTGCCCACCCACTTCTCCGACGCCTGGCTGGGCCTGCTCTCCACGCCGGTCCAGACGGACGACATGGTCAAGGGCACCATCTCCGCGGTCTGTTACGCCACGCTGTTCTGGTCGATCGCGTTCTGGCGCTTCACGCGCAAGGACGTCACTTCGTAG
- a CDS encoding sensor histidine kinase has product MWNSRRSIVERTSAVPGHRRPIVPEWRTEPPGPRPPGRATIRGRVARLLVVPLAAILLLLGDLVIKEVDEYSAADGATATTELGMAAQGLVHQLQLERDLTALVLAGGARWRADLAGQRLRVDSARTALSGLRDAEGPGPEAVRTTVAQLEELGRLRVEVDAGRIGRQPAVQSYTDRIAALNRMDIGLDAPFPDPDPELRRGLAAMQALSDAKEATSAARGLLGAAHVRGVFEDGEQAGLAALFAVRRVALADADRYVSASVQDRLERAATGPDATAVTAAEQAVASGSPKGDPEGWLRVTTVLLDELAATQSLVADDIRARTDDLREEATVDLLGLGAVILLALIGALLLGRSATTGITRPLARLVSEADAAAVRRLPAAVARLQDGTGAEPPPPVVVSGNAGAEIRSVADALNRLQSSAYGLAAEQAVLRRNTVDSMANLGRRNQNLLRRQLSFITQLEREETDPAGLANLFELDHLATRMRRNAESLLVLVGEATPRSWSRPLPMSDVLRAAIAEVEDYRRVSLRRIDDAFTAGAYVADLAHMVAELVENGLTFSPPDFDVEVHGRWVDDGSYLIAVVDQGVGMSPEELARANARLSGAESFTVAPTKFLGHYVVGHLAAKLGVRVEICQSPVTGTTARVRLPARLLAPAPEPTTVTTATTTTFSIDAVQVPPPPGLVPPVTPVPPAADVTENGLVKRVRRAQRAAVPRQTPATRATAERPVPADIGATMTALRRGLRLGASDTRSDENGNPR; this is encoded by the coding sequence ATGTGGAACTCGCGACGCTCCATAGTGGAGCGCACCTCGGCGGTGCCGGGGCACCGGCGGCCGATCGTCCCCGAGTGGAGGACCGAGCCGCCCGGTCCGAGACCGCCGGGCCGGGCCACGATCCGCGGCCGGGTCGCGCGCCTGCTGGTGGTGCCGCTCGCCGCGATCCTGCTGCTGCTCGGCGACCTGGTGATCAAGGAGGTCGACGAGTACTCGGCCGCGGACGGCGCGACCGCCACCACCGAGCTCGGCATGGCCGCCCAGGGCCTGGTGCACCAGCTGCAGCTGGAGCGTGACCTGACCGCGCTGGTGCTGGCCGGTGGCGCGCGGTGGCGCGCCGACCTGGCCGGGCAGCGGCTCCGGGTGGACTCGGCCCGGACCGCGCTCAGCGGCCTCCGGGACGCCGAGGGCCCCGGGCCGGAGGCGGTGCGCACGACCGTCGCGCAGCTGGAGGAGCTGGGCCGGCTGCGCGTGGAGGTGGACGCCGGCCGGATCGGGCGGCAGCCGGCCGTCCAGTCGTACACCGACCGGATCGCGGCGCTGAACCGGATGGACATCGGGCTGGACGCGCCGTTCCCGGACCCCGACCCGGAGCTGCGCCGGGGCCTCGCCGCGATGCAGGCGCTCTCCGACGCGAAGGAGGCCACGTCCGCCGCGCGCGGTCTGCTCGGTGCCGCCCACGTGCGTGGCGTGTTCGAGGACGGCGAGCAGGCCGGGCTGGCCGCGCTGTTCGCCGTGCGGCGGGTGGCGCTGGCCGACGCCGACCGGTACGTCTCCGCATCGGTGCAGGACCGGCTGGAGCGCGCCGCCACCGGCCCGGACGCCACCGCGGTCACGGCCGCGGAACAGGCCGTCGCCTCCGGCTCGCCCAAGGGCGACCCGGAGGGCTGGCTGCGCGTGACCACCGTGCTGCTCGACGAGCTGGCCGCCACGCAGTCGCTGGTCGCGGACGACATCCGGGCCCGCACCGACGACCTGCGCGAGGAGGCGACGGTCGACCTGCTCGGGCTGGGCGCGGTGATCCTGCTGGCGCTGATCGGTGCGCTGCTGCTCGGCCGGTCCGCCACCACCGGCATCACCCGCCCGCTGGCCCGCCTGGTGAGCGAGGCGGACGCCGCCGCGGTCCGGCGCCTGCCCGCGGCCGTGGCCCGGCTGCAGGACGGCACCGGCGCGGAGCCGCCGCCACCGGTGGTGGTCTCGGGCAATGCCGGTGCGGAGATCCGGTCCGTGGCGGACGCGCTGAACCGGCTGCAGTCCTCCGCGTACGGGTTGGCCGCCGAACAGGCCGTGCTGCGCCGCAACACCGTCGACTCGATGGCGAACCTGGGCCGCCGCAACCAGAACCTGCTGCGCCGCCAGCTGAGCTTCATCACCCAGCTGGAACGGGAGGAGACCGACCCGGCCGGCCTGGCGAACCTGTTCGAGCTGGACCACCTGGCCACCCGCATGCGCCGCAACGCGGAGAGCCTGCTGGTGCTGGTCGGCGAGGCGACGCCGCGCAGCTGGTCCCGGCCGCTGCCGATGTCGGACGTGCTGCGCGCCGCGATCGCGGAGGTTGAGGACTACCGGCGGGTGTCGCTGCGCCGGATCGACGACGCGTTCACGGCCGGTGCGTACGTGGCCGACCTGGCCCACATGGTCGCGGAGCTGGTGGAGAACGGGCTGACGTTCTCACCACCGGACTTCGACGTGGAGGTGCACGGCCGGTGGGTGGACGACGGGTCGTACCTGATCGCGGTCGTCGACCAGGGGGTGGGCATGAGCCCGGAGGAGCTGGCCCGGGCGAACGCGCGCCTGTCCGGCGCGGAGTCGTTCACGGTCGCGCCGACGAAGTTCCTCGGCCACTACGTGGTGGGTCACCTGGCCGCGAAGCTCGGCGTGCGGGTGGAGATCTGCCAGTCGCCGGTGACCGGCACGACCGCGCGGGTGCGGCTCCCGGCCCGGCTGCTCGCGCCCGCCCCGGAGCCTACGACCGTGACCACGGCCACGACCACCACGTTCTCCATCGACGCGGTGCAGGTGCCGCCACCACCGGGGCTGGTCCCGCCGGTCACGCCGGTCCCGCCGGCGGCCGACGTCACGGAGAACGGCCTGGTGAAGCGGGTGCGCCGCGCGCAACGTGCCGCGGTGCCGCGTCAGACGCCGGCCACCCGCGCCACGGCGGAACGGCCCGTGCCGGCCGACATCGGCGCCACCATGACGGCACTGCGGCGCGGCCTGCGTCTCGGCGCCTCCGACACCCGATCCGACGAGAATGGGAACCCGCGATGA
- a CDS encoding roadblock/LC7 domain-containing protein codes for MSIGAGPDTAQRFNWLITNFVRGTAGVRDAVAVSSDGMLIATSAGLVRAEADHLAAIVSGLTSLARSASRRYDFAGLKLIMIEMTSGFLIVSALGGGTCLGVVADGDADVALIGYEIALLGERVGDLLTPALIAESRRVLPA; via the coding sequence ATGAGCATCGGTGCCGGGCCGGACACGGCGCAGCGCTTCAACTGGCTGATCACCAACTTCGTCCGGGGTACGGCCGGGGTCCGCGACGCGGTCGCCGTCTCCTCCGACGGCATGCTGATCGCCACCTCGGCCGGCCTGGTCCGGGCCGAGGCCGACCACCTCGCGGCGATCGTGTCCGGGCTGACCAGCCTGGCCCGCAGCGCGTCCCGCCGGTACGACTTCGCCGGTCTCAAACTGATCATGATCGAGATGACGTCCGGCTTCCTGATCGTCTCCGCGCTCGGCGGTGGCACCTGCCTCGGCGTGGTGGCGGACGGCGACGCGGACGTGGCGCTCATCGGGTACGAGATCGCGCTGCTCGGCGAACGCGTCGGCGACCTGCTCACGCCGGCCCTGATCGCGGAGTCCCGGCGGGTGCTGCCGGCATGA
- a CDS encoding DUF742 domain-containing protein, which produces MNDDALPRVPDPRMVPPWERPAEPLPRRIAGADGTADDRPAEDDVIRPFLLTGGRTRPLRDGLRLETQVRASPAALSAPLRFELRRIVRLCQDPCALADVATHLRVPVGVARVLVADLASDGYLTVLEPAEHPSELPIEMIERIVDRVRAL; this is translated from the coding sequence ATGAACGACGACGCGCTGCCGCGGGTGCCGGACCCGCGGATGGTCCCACCGTGGGAGCGCCCGGCCGAGCCGTTGCCCCGCCGGATCGCGGGCGCGGACGGCACCGCGGACGACCGTCCCGCCGAGGACGACGTGATCCGGCCGTTCCTGCTGACCGGGGGCCGGACCCGGCCGCTGCGCGACGGGCTGCGGCTGGAGACCCAGGTCCGGGCGTCACCGGCCGCGCTCTCCGCGCCGCTGCGGTTCGAGCTGCGCCGGATCGTCCGGCTCTGCCAGGACCCGTGCGCGCTCGCGGACGTCGCCACGCACCTGCGGGTCCCGGTCGGGGTGGCCCGGGTGCTGGTCGCGGACCTCGCGTCGGACGGCTACCTGACCGTGCTGGAACCGGCGGAGCACCCGTCCGAACTGCCCATCGAAATGATCGAGAGGATCGTCGACCGTGTCCGTGCCCTCTAG
- a CDS encoding ATP/GTP-binding protein, which translates to MSVPSSAATAPVVVKIVISGGFGVGKTTFVSAISEIEPLLTEADMTEVSRGVDDVHAVAGKTTTTVALDFGRIHLDTSLMLYLFGTPGQDRFSFLWDDLVDGALGAVVLVDTRRIEDSYPAVDYFEDLGMPFLLAVNPFDGAPRFAIPEVREALGVGPEVPIAECDARSRGAVKGTLVTLMEQVLSRRLRAMAEHAGA; encoded by the coding sequence GTGTCCGTGCCCTCTAGCGCGGCGACCGCCCCGGTGGTCGTGAAGATCGTGATCAGCGGTGGCTTCGGGGTGGGCAAGACCACCTTCGTGAGCGCCATATCCGAGATCGAGCCGCTGCTCACCGAGGCCGACATGACCGAGGTCTCGCGCGGCGTGGACGACGTGCACGCGGTGGCCGGCAAGACCACCACCACGGTCGCGCTCGACTTCGGCCGCATCCACCTGGACACGTCGCTGATGCTGTACCTGTTCGGCACGCCGGGCCAGGACCGGTTCTCCTTCCTCTGGGACGACCTGGTCGACGGCGCGCTCGGCGCGGTGGTGCTGGTCGACACGCGCCGGATCGAGGACAGCTACCCGGCGGTCGACTACTTCGAGGACCTGGGCATGCCGTTCCTGCTCGCGGTCAACCCGTTCGACGGCGCGCCCCGGTTCGCGATCCCCGAGGTGCGGGAGGCGCTCGGCGTCGGGCCGGAGGTGCCGATAGCGGAGTGCGACGCCCGCTCGCGCGGCGCGGTCAAGGGCACGCTGGTGACGCTGATGGAACAGGTGCTGAGCCGGCGCCTGCGGGCGATGGCGGAGCATGCCGGTGCGTGA
- the thrC gene encoding threonine synthase yields MTSAVSPARALVCRGCGAEFPLAAQHACYECFGPLEVAYDTDALKKVTREQIEAGPDNIWRYAALLPAGQDPADRITLNPGMTPLVSAPALAAELGMTGALWVKDDSANPTHSFKDRVVSVALSAAKGLGFTRFACASTGNLANSVAAHAARAGVPSIVFIPSDLEQGKIITTAVYGGQLVAIEGSYDDVNRLCSELVETDEFEDTAFVNVNVRPYYAEGSKTLGYEVAEQLGWRIPEQVVIPMASGELLTKVDKAFSELVEIGLVDAPANGWTVFGAQSAGCNPIAVALHEETDEIRPVRPTGIAKSLNIGDPAAGLYALEAVRRTGGWMDYAEDDEIRDAIRLLARTTGVFAETAGGVTTAVLAKLVKSGKLDPSKETVVYNTGEGLKTLDAVASLVGPTHTVKPSLRSAREAGLLG; encoded by the coding sequence ATGACGTCTGCCGTCAGCCCTGCCCGCGCCCTCGTCTGTCGCGGTTGCGGCGCCGAGTTCCCGCTGGCCGCCCAGCACGCCTGTTACGAGTGTTTCGGCCCGCTCGAGGTCGCCTACGACACCGACGCGCTGAAGAAGGTCACCCGCGAGCAGATCGAGGCCGGCCCGGACAACATCTGGCGGTACGCGGCGCTCCTCCCGGCCGGCCAGGACCCGGCCGACCGGATCACGCTGAACCCGGGCATGACGCCGCTGGTCTCCGCGCCCGCGCTCGCCGCGGAGCTGGGCATGACCGGCGCGCTCTGGGTGAAGGACGACTCCGCGAACCCGACGCACTCGTTCAAGGACCGGGTCGTCTCGGTGGCGCTGTCCGCCGCCAAGGGCCTGGGTTTCACCCGGTTCGCCTGCGCCTCCACCGGCAACCTGGCCAACTCGGTCGCCGCCCACGCGGCCCGTGCCGGCGTGCCGTCGATCGTCTTCATTCCCTCCGACCTGGAGCAGGGCAAGATCATCACCACCGCGGTGTACGGCGGGCAGCTGGTGGCGATCGAGGGTTCGTACGACGACGTCAACCGCCTGTGCAGCGAGCTGGTCGAGACGGACGAGTTCGAGGACACCGCGTTCGTGAACGTCAACGTCCGGCCGTACTACGCGGAGGGCTCGAAGACGCTCGGCTACGAGGTGGCGGAGCAGCTCGGCTGGCGCATCCCGGAGCAGGTCGTGATCCCGATGGCCAGCGGCGAGCTGCTGACCAAGGTGGACAAGGCGTTCTCCGAGCTGGTCGAGATCGGCCTGGTGGACGCGCCGGCGAACGGCTGGACCGTGTTCGGCGCCCAGTCCGCCGGCTGCAACCCGATCGCGGTCGCGCTGCACGAGGAGACGGACGAGATCCGCCCGGTGCGCCCGACCGGCATCGCGAAGTCGCTGAACATCGGCGACCCGGCCGCGGGACTCTACGCGCTGGAGGCGGTGCGCCGTACCGGCGGCTGGATGGACTACGCGGAGGACGACGAGATCCGCGACGCGATCCGGCTGCTGGCCCGCACCACCGGCGTCTTCGCCGAGACCGCGGGCGGCGTGACCACGGCGGTGCTGGCCAAGCTGGTCAAGTCCGGCAAGCTCGACCCGTCCAAGGAGACGGTCGTCTACAACACCGGCGAGGGCTTGAAGACGCTGGACGCCGTGGCTAGCCTCGTGGGACCGACACACACCGTCAAGCCGTCGCTGCGCTCCGCCCGCGAAGCGGGCCTGTTGGGGTAG
- a CDS encoding GNAT family N-acetyltransferase: MSLRIAAFDPADDTTCGEAAAIMRLASLAETPDMPALSPRRYVARFRNPQLGERRLGFLARLDGVAVGAGLLILPDEQNREAAMIELHVLPTHRRRGVGRALHDRLTGIIRAENRSTVLANTSESLPGGPARPGDGSAFAAALGYQRASTAHGQLLDLRDVPAERLLARVTPHTGGYSPVVWSGDVPEADVADIAYLNARLIEDAPTGDLEWEAEKPDPSVIRNYERTYRDKGSTLFHAAMRDDRTGRLVAWTMIEQLDDPSSWGWQQITLVDPAHRGHRLGLAVKLHNHLQVRARAPELHHVHTWNSDANHHMIAINAELGFRPSGATVDWQIHLR, from the coding sequence ATGAGTCTGCGCATCGCCGCCTTCGACCCGGCCGACGACACCACGTGCGGGGAGGCGGCGGCGATCATGCGGCTCGCCTCCCTGGCCGAGACGCCGGACATGCCGGCCCTCAGCCCCCGGCGGTACGTGGCCCGGTTCCGCAATCCACAACTCGGCGAGCGCCGGCTCGGCTTCCTCGCCCGGTTGGACGGCGTCGCGGTCGGCGCCGGCCTGCTCATCCTCCCGGACGAGCAGAACCGGGAGGCCGCGATGATCGAGCTGCACGTGCTGCCCACCCACCGCCGCCGGGGCGTCGGCCGCGCGCTGCACGACCGGCTGACCGGGATCATCCGCGCGGAGAACCGCAGCACGGTGCTGGCGAACACGTCGGAGTCGCTGCCCGGCGGGCCGGCCCGCCCCGGCGACGGCTCCGCGTTCGCGGCGGCGCTCGGCTACCAGCGGGCCTCGACCGCGCACGGGCAGCTCCTCGACCTGCGGGACGTCCCGGCCGAACGGCTGCTCGCCCGGGTCACGCCGCACACCGGTGGTTATTCGCCGGTGGTCTGGTCCGGTGACGTGCCGGAGGCGGACGTGGCCGACATCGCCTACCTGAACGCACGGCTGATCGAGGACGCGCCGACCGGCGACCTCGAGTGGGAGGCGGAGAAGCCGGACCCGTCGGTGATCCGCAACTACGAGCGCACGTACCGCGACAAGGGTTCCACGCTGTTCCACGCGGCCATGCGCGACGACCGCACCGGCCGCCTGGTCGCGTGGACCATGATCGAGCAACTGGACGACCCGTCCTCGTGGGGCTGGCAGCAGATCACGCTGGTCGATCCGGCCCACCGCGGCCACCGCCTCGGCCTCGCCGTCAAACTCCACAACCATCTGCAGGTACGGGCGAGGGCTCCGGAGCTGCACCACGTGCACACGTGGAACTCGGACGCGAACCACCACATGATCGCGATCAACGCGGAGCTGGGGTTCCGTCCCTCCGGCGCCACCGTCGACTGGCAGATCCACCTCCGGTAG
- a CDS encoding GNAT family N-acetyltransferase, whose translation MTSTIAPVRHPEPRTIARVRVPDAARMRALRLEMLADSPLAFLETVADAAARPHEDFRAQIAHNIRSGLAAQFVAVEDGRFVGHAGGIVLAADRRVTVIFAVYVTPRLRGTGLVGELVEAVARWSRDERRPELMLEVVNGNERAVRAYERLGFRDTGVRVPHPTIAGLTELQMRRSA comes from the coding sequence ATGACCAGCACCATTGCCCCGGTACGCCACCCCGAGCCCCGCACGATCGCGCGCGTGCGGGTCCCCGATGCCGCGCGAATGCGCGCGCTGAGACTGGAAATGCTTGCCGATTCTCCGCTCGCATTTCTGGAAACGGTGGCGGATGCGGCGGCGCGCCCGCACGAGGATTTCCGGGCGCAGATCGCACACAACATTCGATCCGGCCTGGCCGCGCAGTTCGTGGCCGTCGAGGATGGACGGTTCGTGGGGCACGCGGGCGGCATCGTGCTGGCCGCGGACCGCCGGGTGACCGTCATATTCGCGGTCTACGTGACCCCGCGCCTGCGCGGAACGGGCCTGGTCGGAGAGCTGGTCGAGGCGGTGGCACGGTGGTCGCGCGACGAGCGGCGGCCGGAGCTGATGCTGGAGGTGGTGAACGGCAACGAGCGCGCGGTCCGGGCGTACGAACGGCTCGGCTTCCGGGACACCGGCGTGCGCGTGCCGCATCCCACGATTGCCGGACTGACCGAACTCCAAATGCGACGGTCGGCCTGA
- a CDS encoding cold-shock protein yields the protein MAQGTVKWFNSEKGYGFIAVDGGQDVFVHFSAIEMDGYKALDDGQRVEFEIAQGQKGPQAEKVRVIA from the coding sequence GTGGCACAGGGCACCGTCAAGTGGTTCAACAGCGAAAAGGGCTACGGTTTCATCGCGGTTGACGGGGGGCAGGACGTCTTCGTCCACTTCTCCGCGATCGAGATGGACGGCTACAAGGCGTTGGACGACGGGCAGCGCGTGGAGTTCGAGATCGCGCAGGGTCAGAAGGGACCGCAGGCGGAGAAGGTCCGGGTCATCGCCTGA